From Rutidosis leptorrhynchoides isolate AG116_Rl617_1_P2 chromosome 3, CSIRO_AGI_Rlap_v1, whole genome shotgun sequence, a single genomic window includes:
- the LOC139900868 gene encoding uncharacterized protein has protein sequence MGCKSRDGKKADGSWRMCVDYKDINKACPKDNYPMPKIDWKVSVTALTRFLSRAADRALPFFQMLKGCLTKKDFIWTDEAEKAFQDVKAFLKELPTLTAPIPGETLTIPCRLLRGNQLGSNCPQRRLRRYFQTHLIQVFTDQPIKHILTRPEISGKMAKWAIELGEHEITFLPKHSVKGQVIADFLAELPSDMIKQGETTVSRRETDKFWELYTDGVSSEEGADIGLLLVSLNGEEITYAFRLKFATSNNYAEYEALIARLRLAKSIDVRQLTAYIDLQLVASQLNGSFEHLRGI, from the exons atgggttgcAAATCCCGTGATGGTAAAAAGGCAGACGGATCTTGGCGCATGTGTGTCGACTACAAGGACATCAACAAAGCATGCCCAAAAGACAATTACCCTATGCCAAAAATCGACTGGAAGGTTTCTGTCACGGCACTCACAAGGTTTCTGTCACGGGCTGCCGACAGAGCCCTCCCCTTTTTCCAGATGTTAAAGGGTTGTCTGACCAAGAAAGATTTCATTTGGACAGATGAGGCCGAGAAGGCCTTCCAGGATGTAAAGGCATTCTTAAAAGAACTGCCAACGTTAACGGCACCGATACCGGGTGAAACCCTCACTATACCTTGCCGCCTCCTCCGAGGCAATCAGCTCGGTTCTAATTGCCCACAGAG ACGGTTACGGCGATATTTTCAAACACATCTGATACAAGTTTTCACTGACCAACCGATCAAACACATCCTGACTAGACCAGAAATTTCTGGAAAAATGGCAAAATGGGCAATAGAACTTGGCGAGCACGAAATCACTTTCCTCCCGAAACATTCAGTCAAGGGCCAGGTCATAGCCGACTTCTTGGCAGAGCTCCCCTCTGACATGATCAAACAAGGTGAAACCACTGTCTCAAGAAGGGAAACGGACAAATTCTGGGAACTATATACGGATGGAGTGTCAAGTGAGGAGGGGGCTGACATAGGCCTACTCCTCGTTTCCCTAAACGGAGAAGAAATAACCTACGCTTTCCGGTTGAAGTTCGCCACCTCAAACAACTACGCCGAGTACGAAGCACTAATAGCCAGATTACGCTTGGCAAAAAGTATTGATGTACGACAACTCACAGCTTATATCGACTTACAACTGGTAGCAAGCCAGCTAAACGGCAGCTTCGAACACCTTCGTGGCATTTGA